GAACACCCCGTTCGGCAACTCGATCACCACCGCCGAACACGCGATCGCCATGATCATGGCGCTGGCCCGCCAGATCCCGGCCGCCAACGCGCGCACGCAGAACGGCGAATGGCCCAAGAACGACTTCATGGGGGTCGAGGTGACCGGCAAGACGCTGGGCCTGATCGGCGCCGGCAATATCGGCTCGATCGTGGCCAGCCGCGCGCTCGGCCTGCGGATGAAGGTGGTCGCGTTCGATCCGTTCCTGACCGCCGAGCGCGCGGTGGAGCTGGGGGTCGAGAAAGTCGATCTCGATACCCTTCTGGTGCGCGCCGACTTCATCACGCTGCACACGCCGCTGACCGATCAGACGCGCAATATCCTCAGCGCCGAGAATATCGCGAAGACGAAAAAGGGCGTGCGGATCGTCAACTGCGCGCGCGGCGGGCTGATCGACGAGGCGGCGCTGAAGGACGCGCTCGACAGCGGCCATGTGGCCGGGGCCGCGCTCGACGTGTTCCAGACCGAGCCGGCGAAGGAATCGCCGCTGTTCGGAACGCCCGGTTTCATCTGCACCCCGCATCTGGGCGCCAGCACGACCGAGGCGCAGGTCAACGTCGCGCTCCAGGTCGCCGAGCAGATGGCCGACTACCTCGTCAACGGCGGTGTCACGAACGCGCTCAACATGCCCAGCCTCAGCGCCGAGGAAGCCCCCAAGCTGCGCCCCTATATGGCACTGGCCGAAAAGCTGGGCAGCCTCGTGGGGCAACTGGCGCACGGCAATCTCGTCAGGATCAGCATCGAGCGCGAAGGCGCGGCGTCCGAACTGGCCGGCAAGCCGATAGAGGCGGCGGTCCTCGCCGGGCTGATGAAGCAGTATTCGGACAGCGTGAACATGGTCAACGCGCCCTATCTGGCAAAGGAGCGCGGGCTCGACGTGCGTTCCGTCCGGCACGAGCGCGAAGGGGCCTACAACACCCTCGTGCGCGTCACCGTGGGCACGAGCCAGGGCGACCGGTCGGTGGCCGGGACTCTGTTCGGCAACGACAATCCGCGCCTGGTCGAGATCTTCGGCATCGGGATCGAGGCCGATCTGACCGGCGACATGCTCTATATCGTCAACGAGGATGCGCCGGGTTTCATCGGGCGCATCGGCACGCTTCTGGGCGAGAACGGGATCAATATCGGGACCTTCCATCTCGGCCGTCGGCCCAATGGCGCCGGCGCCGGGGGCGAGGCGGTCCTGCTGCTCTCGGTCGACCAGCCGATCCCCGAAGACGTGGTGAAGAAGGCCTGCGCGCTCGAGGGCGTCAAGGTCGTGATGCCGCTGGCGTTCTGATCCGGCCCGGGCGCTCCCGGGGTTGACCCGGGAGCGTTCCCGGCACAGGCGGACCCGGCAAGCGCCGTCCGGGATCGCCCCTGCGGCAAGGGAAGACTTGGACATGACCGACCCCGACGATCTCCTGCCCGAAGGCCTCGAAGACAGCCTTCCGGCCGAAGCGGCCCGGCTCACGGCTGCCATGCGCGGCGCGCTCGACGTGCTCGATTCGCACGGATACGACCGGGTGCGCCCGCCGCTGGTGGAGTTCGAGCGCTCGCTGGCCGGGCGGATGGACGGGGTCAGCCCGCGGCGCATGTTCCGCTTCGTCGACCCGGCCAGTCTGCGCACGCTTGCGCTGCGGAGCGATATGACCCCGCAAGTCGGCCGGATCGCCGCCACCGGGCTTGCCCGCGCACCCCGGCCGTTGCGCCTCAGCTATGCCGGCGAAGTGGTCAGGATCAGCGCGGACCAGCTCGACCCGGCGCGCCAGCGGCTGCAGCTCGGCGCCGAGCTGGTCGGCAGCGACGGCCCCGAAGCCGCCGGCGAGCTGGTCGCGCTCGCGGTGGAGGCGCTGTCGGCGGCCGGGGCGCGCGGGATCTCGGTCGATTTCACGATGCCCGATCTCGTCGATACGCTGGCAGCCTCGGCCTTGCCCGTCCGGCCCGACCGGATCGAGGCCGTGCGGCGCGAACTCGACATGAAGGACGCAGCCGCGCTGCGCGAAGCGGGGGGCGAGGGCTACGTTCCGCTGCTCTATGCCGCCGGCGCGTTCGACGATGCCATCGCGCGCGTGGCCGCGCTGGACGGCGCCGGGGTGCTGGAAAGCCGGATCGCGGGGCTGCGCCAGGCGGCCGCGCGCGTCCCCGCCGGCGTCCGCTGCACGCTCGACCCGACGGAACGGCACGGGTTCGAATACCAGTCGTGGTTCGGTTTCACGCTCTACGCCGCCGGATCGCGCGGCGCGGTGGGGCGCGGCGGAACCTACTGCATCCGCGGCAGCGAGGAGCGTGCGACCGGGTTCTCGCTCTATCTCGACGCGCTGCCCGATTGCGGCGATGTCGCCGCGCCGCGCCAGACGCTGTTCCTTCCGCTCGGCCACGATCGCGATGTGGCCGCCCGGCTGCGGGCGATAGGCTGGCGCACGGTCGCCGCATTGACCGAAGGCGAAGACCCGCGCGCGCTCGGCTGCACCCACCGGCTGGAAGGCGCCGAGACGGTCGCGGTCCAGCCATGATGCGTGTTCGGGGCGCGATGCCGCGGCTTGACTCGCCCGCACCAGCCGCTTTAACGCGCCGGGCGCATTCGGGGCCGGGCTGGCCCCTCCATCCCCGTCCCCTGGTCGAGTCCTGTCGAAGGACCATGAGGATTTCCCCGGCAGGGGAAGAGGTGCAAGCATGGCCAACGTAACCGTAATCGGCGCCCAGTGGGGCGACGAGGGCAAGGGCAAGATCGTCGACTGGCTGGCCAGCCGTGCCGATGCTGTGGTCCGTTTTCAGGGCGGGCACAATGCCGGGCACACGCTGGTGGTGGGCGACAGGGTCTACAAGCTCAGCCTGCTCCCCAGCGGGATCGTGACCGGCACGCTTTCGGTGATCGGCAACGGCGTCGTGCTCGACCCGTGGGCGCTGAAGGCGGAGATCGAAAAGCTCGAAGGGCAGGGCGTGACGATCACGCCCGACAACTTCGCGATCGCCGACAACTGCCCGCTGATCCTGCCGCTTCACCGCGACCTCGACGGCTTGCGCGAGACCGCGGCGGGTGCGGGCAAGATCGGCACCACCGGCCGCGGCATCGGCCCGGCTTACGAGGACAAAGTGGGCCGCCGCGCGATCCGCGTGTGCGATCTGGCCCACCTCGACCATCTGGAACCGCAGCTCGACCGCCTGTGCGCGCACCACGACGCGCTGCGCGCCGGGTTCGACCAGCCGCCGGTCGACCGCGAGGCGCTGCTTGCCGACTTGCGCGAGATCGCCCCCTTCGTGCTGCAGTTCGCGCAGCCGGTGTGGAAACGGCTCAAGAAAGTGCGCAAGGCCGGGGCGAAGATCCTGTTCGAAGGGGCGCAGGGCGTCCTGCTCGACGTCGATCACGGCACCTATCCCTTCGTCACCAGCTCGAACACGGTCAGCGGGACCGCTGCCGCCGGTTCGGGGCTGGGGCCGGCCAGCACCGGCTTCGTGCTCGGCATCGTCAAGGCCTATACCACCCGCGTGGGCAGCGGGCCTTTCCCGACCGAGCTGAACGACGACGTCGGCCAGCGGCTGGGCGAGCGCGGGCACGAGTTCGGTACCGTGACCGGGCGCCAGCGGCGCTGCGGCTGGT
The sequence above is a segment of the Pelagerythrobacter marensis genome. Coding sequences within it:
- the serA gene encoding phosphoglycerate dehydrogenase, whose product is MTKPKVLISDKMDPNAARIFEERGCAVDVKPGMTPDELKAVIGEYDGLAIRSATKVTREILDAAPNLKVIGRAGIGVDNVDIPYASGRGVVVMNTPFGNSITTAEHAIAMIMALARQIPAANARTQNGEWPKNDFMGVEVTGKTLGLIGAGNIGSIVASRALGLRMKVVAFDPFLTAERAVELGVEKVDLDTLLVRADFITLHTPLTDQTRNILSAENIAKTKKGVRIVNCARGGLIDEAALKDALDSGHVAGAALDVFQTEPAKESPLFGTPGFICTPHLGASTTEAQVNVALQVAEQMADYLVNGGVTNALNMPSLSAEEAPKLRPYMALAEKLGSLVGQLAHGNLVRISIEREGAASELAGKPIEAAVLAGLMKQYSDSVNMVNAPYLAKERGLDVRSVRHEREGAYNTLVRVTVGTSQGDRSVAGTLFGNDNPRLVEIFGIGIEADLTGDMLYIVNEDAPGFIGRIGTLLGENGINIGTFHLGRRPNGAGAGGEAVLLLSVDQPIPEDVVKKACALEGVKVVMPLAF
- a CDS encoding adenylosuccinate synthase, with translation MANVTVIGAQWGDEGKGKIVDWLASRADAVVRFQGGHNAGHTLVVGDRVYKLSLLPSGIVTGTLSVIGNGVVLDPWALKAEIEKLEGQGVTITPDNFAIADNCPLILPLHRDLDGLRETAAGAGKIGTTGRGIGPAYEDKVGRRAIRVCDLAHLDHLEPQLDRLCAHHDALRAGFDQPPVDREALLADLREIAPFVLQFAQPVWKRLKKVRKAGAKILFEGAQGVLLDVDHGTYPFVTSSNTVSGTAAAGSGLGPASTGFVLGIVKAYTTRVGSGPFPTELNDDVGQRLGERGHEFGTVTGRQRRCGWFDAVLVRQSCAISGVTGIALTKLDVLDGFDTVRICTGYRLHGKIMDYFPAHAADQAAVEPIYEEMEGWRETTAGARSWAELPAQAIKYIQRVQELIETPVALVSTSPEREDTILVRDPFLD
- a CDS encoding ATP phosphoribosyltransferase regulatory subunit, which translates into the protein MTDPDDLLPEGLEDSLPAEAARLTAAMRGALDVLDSHGYDRVRPPLVEFERSLAGRMDGVSPRRMFRFVDPASLRTLALRSDMTPQVGRIAATGLARAPRPLRLSYAGEVVRISADQLDPARQRLQLGAELVGSDGPEAAGELVALAVEALSAAGARGISVDFTMPDLVDTLAASALPVRPDRIEAVRRELDMKDAAALREAGGEGYVPLLYAAGAFDDAIARVAALDGAGVLESRIAGLRQAAARVPAGVRCTLDPTERHGFEYQSWFGFTLYAAGSRGAVGRGGTYCIRGSEERATGFSLYLDALPDCGDVAAPRQTLFLPLGHDRDVAARLRAIGWRTVAALTEGEDPRALGCTHRLEGAETVAVQP